One genomic window of Eptesicus fuscus isolate TK198812 chromosome 6, DD_ASM_mEF_20220401, whole genome shotgun sequence includes the following:
- the SMIM3 gene encoding small integral membrane protein 3, whose amino-acid sequence MDAGSEVPAEVVLPKHILDIWVIVLIILATIVIMTSLLLCPATAVIIYRMRTHPVLNGAV is encoded by the coding sequence ATGGACGCCGGCAGCGAGGTCCCCGCGGAAGTCGTGCTTCCCAAGCACATCCTGGATATCTGGGTCATTGTCCTCATCATCCTGGCCACCATTGTCATCATGACCTCCTTGTTGCTGTGCCCGGCCACTGCGGTCATCATCTATCGCATGCGGACTCATCCTGTCCTCAACGGGGCTGTCTGA
- the ZNF300 gene encoding zinc finger protein 300: MKEGFAKKLQLIVHQRIHTGKKPYDCGACGKGFSEKFHLIVHQRTHTGEKPYECSECGKAFSQKSSLIIHQRVHTGEKPYECSDCGKAFSQKSPLIIHQRIHTGEKPYACRECGKAFSQKSQLIIHHRTHTGEKPYECTECGKTFSRKSQLIIHQRTHTGEKPYKCNECGKAFCQKSHLIGHQRVHTGEKPYICTECGKAFSQKSHLPGHQRIHTGEKPYMCAECGKAFSQKSDLVLHQRIHTGERPYQCATCGKAFIQKSQLTVHQRIHNSGKTIMK, translated from the exons ATGAAGGAAG GCTTTGCTAAGAAGTTACAGCTTATTGTACATCAACGAATTCATACTGGAAAGAAACCATATGATTGTGGTGCATGTGGGAAAGGGTTCAGTGAGAAGTTTCATCTCATTGTACATCAGAGAACTCATACAGGggagaaaccttatgaatgttctgaatgtggaaaagccttcTCTCAAAAATCATCTCTCATTatacatcagagagttcatactggggaaaaaccATATGAAtgtagtgactgtgggaaagCCTTCTCCCAGAAATCACCCCTCATTATACATCAGAgaatccacactggagagaaaccttatgcATGTAGAGAGTGTGGTAAGGCCTTCTCCCAGAAGTCACAACTGATTATACATCATAGaactcatactggagagaagccatatgagtgtactgaatgtgggaag ACCTTCTCTCGGAAGTCACAGCTCATCATACATCAGAGAAcacatactggagagaaaccctataaatgcaatgaatgtggaaaGGCCTTCTGTCAGAAATCACATCTCATTggacatcagagagttcacacaggagaaaaaccttatatatgtactgaatgtgggaaagccttctcTCAGAAGTCCCACCTCCCAGGACATCAGCGAAttcatacaggagagaaaccttACATGTGTGCTGAATGTGGAAAGGCCTTTTCTCAAAAGTCGGACCTTGTTttacatcagagaattcatactgggGAAAGGCCCTATCAGTGCGCTACATGTGGAAAAGCCTTCATACAGAAGTCACAACTCACTGTGCACCAGAGAATTCATAACAGTGGCAAAACCATAATGAAGTGA